The Brassica napus cultivar Da-Ae unplaced genomic scaffold, Da-Ae ScsIHWf_745;HRSCAF=1080, whole genome shotgun sequence genome contains a region encoding:
- the LOC106384279 gene encoding uncharacterized protein LOC106384279, with product MHSCSRVTSSTGKKRKVTPRCVAAIVHKDYPGLYETPTAKILKGLVQRKVGVEVSYTTCLRGKKLAVADICGDPEKGYRILPAYLYMLEKTNPDTKTSLVVDKDNRFRYLFVALGASIEGFEYMRKVITVDATFLKTIEGGCLIIATAQDPNLHHYPIAFAVVDGEKNESWKWFFTTLKTVIPDSTELVFVSDRNPSLIKAVSEVYPMSKHGYWTRLHYYSERLHVFIQSLSLKKQYDDFRERYPSCARYLDKSVEVERWAKCHFPGANYNIDTSNCAESLNAVFEKARRMSLLPMLDTVIEKMSEWFNRHRKDAAEGPSSRKLVPLVENKLHNRTPKGSKLTVTLLNTFQLEYSVIGADGKTCSVDLQHKTCSCRKFDIDKYPCRHAIGAIIKCLKHDRPLQLSDMFDFISKYYFITLWAKAYRRTIYPVPHITHWMVPKEVAAAKCPLPPDYKKRKGRHQEKRHPSAGESRPRPRPNKYIPNRGLASYFNCSQGTEGTEGAEGTEGAEGTEGAEGTEGAEGAERAEGAEGAERTEGTEGTEGPEGTQGTQSTRGTEGPEGTEGTEVLYECEP from the exons ATGCATTCATGCTCTCGCGTAACTTCAAGTACtggaaagaaaaggaaagttaCACCAAGATGTGTTGCAGCTATAGTGCACAAGGATTATCCGGGACTATATGAGACACCAACAGCGAAAATCCTAAAAGGTCTGGTGCAAAGGAAAGTGGGTGTGGAAGTGTCGTATACGACATGTTTGAGAGGAAAAAAACTAGCTGTTGCGGATATTTGTGGTGATCCCGAGAAGGGATATAGAATATTGCCTGCTTATTTGTATATGTTAGAGAAGACGAACCCGGATACAAAAACAAGTTTGGTAGTGGATAAAGACAACCGGTTCAGATACCTATTTGTTGCGCTGGGAGCCTCCATTGAAGGGTTTGAATACATGAGGAAAGTCATCACTGTGGATGCAACTTTCCTGAAGACTATTGAAGGTGGTTGTTTAATTATTGCCACGGCTCAGGATCCAAACCTTCACCATTATCCAATAGCCTTTGCTGTGGTTGATGGGGAGAAAAACGAAAGCTGGAAGTGGTTTTTCACGACGCTGAAAACTGTTATACCGGATTCGACGGAATTGGTGTTTGTTTCAGACAGAAATCCAAGTCTGATAAAAGCTGTTTCTGAAGTGTATCCGATGTCTAAACATGGGTATT GGACGAGGTTGCACTACTATTCCGAAAGGTTGCATGTCTTTATTCAGAGCCTGAGTTTAAAAAAGCAGTATGACGATTTTAGGGAGAGGTATCCATCGTGTGCTAGGTATCTTGATAAAAGTGTCGAAGTCGAACGGTGGGCGAAGTGTCATTTCCCCGGTGCTAATTACAACATAGACACCTCTAATTGTGCGGAGTCTTTGAATGCGGTATTTGAAAAGGCGCGAAGGATGTCTTTATTGCCTATGCTTGATACAGTTATTGAGAAAATGTCTGAGTGGTTCAACAGACATAGGAAGGATGCAGCAGAAGGACCGTCATCTCGAAAATTGGTTCCTTTGGTGGAGAACAAATTGCATAACAGAACACCGAAAGGTTCTAAACTTACGGTGACTCTGCTAAACACTTTTCAGCTTGAATACAGTGTTATTGGAGCAGACGGGAAGACTTGTTCAGTGGATTTGCAACATAAAACGTGCAGTTGCAGGAAGTTTGATATAGATAAATACCCATGTAGACATGCAATAGGCGCTATCATTAAGTGTTTGAAGCATGATAGACCATTACAGTTGAGTGACATGTTCGATTTCATTTCGAAATATTACTTCATTACACTGTGGGCCAAAGCGTATCGAAGGACTATATATCCAGTCCCTCATATAACTCATTGGATGGTTCCAAAAGAAGTCGCGGCGGCGAAGTGTCCTCTACCTCCAGACTACAAGAAAAGAAAGGGAAGACATCAGGAAAAAAGGCATCCTTCGGCGGGAGAAAGTCGGCCCCGTCCCCGTCCTAATAAGTATATCCCGAATAGGGGTCTGGCTAGCTATTTCAACTGCTCGCAGGGAACTGAAGGAACTGAAGGGGCTGAAGGAACTGAAGGAGCTGAAGGAACTGAAGGAGCTGAAGGAACTGAAGGAGCTGAAGGAGCTGAAAGAGCTGAAGGAGCTGAAGGAGCTGAAAGAACTGAAGGAACAGAAGGAACTGAAGGACCTGAAGGGACTCAAGGAACACAAAGCACTCGAGGAACTGAAGGACCTGAAGGAACAGAAGGAACTGAAGTGTTATATGAATGTGAACCTTAG
- the LOC106384280 gene encoding uncharacterized protein At3g43530-like, translating into MNRDDTKAKEDGSSSVVGDEMALGSFSGDEANPRIIDKSVAPGTDQSPRDANESEENASGKGEEEESSKKNEGEESREVDEGEKEKEGGDEGEKEKEVVDDEEEGMRPLKLHFPSSEYQKSLKLSGKCYIDTAITTIETILKEKEVKWFIEHPQFQHFFHIKNRKHKWMGMWVIVLRSACVAKKYELWFVVNGVPIRYSLRELGLISGLYCHEYPPNHERLGGTTFMNKYFGGRKITYADLEKQMLAMKSKPSEDRKKMAVLFFLASILVGGRKSGEGASPVDSFFLRVVDDLDACVTFPWGRYAFEHNLKDVSSFLEKCNGVAPTSWVFTSFPIPLELLAFEAIPSLRNHFREDVYGASRGCPRMCKMQYKRKSGTKEFSLKAVKDKLGNNTKDIESILVATAAEEELLETIGMDKESCWADDADDAAVDRWTKIIRKGKKQVFFEEQFRMDFESRTCQIEGPTNPIGGPSNNAQSGQAHADSVEATGATPGAEALKEMEGRLMMLSVKDGDGSDNSESEEEDGDVGGDKESEEEDGGDNNEPDEEDGGDNNEPDEEDGSDNDVEDAILDISKDVQREYGDVDMDDDDAEMYAHAVEAEKKLKTKAAESVNTKKKRSRKDDGKEAVPVKKVKVDRGDTKAAAEKKAAAAAKKKAAAEKEAAAEKEAAAEKEAAAEKEAAKKKAAAKKTKKVGKKTE; encoded by the exons ATGAATCGAGACGATACGAAGGCAAAAGAAGACGGCTCGAGTAGTGTAGTAGGAGATGAAATGGCACTTGGTTCATTCTCCGGAGATGAAGCAAACCCAAGGATTATCGACAAATCTGTCGCCCCAGGAACCGACCAAAGTCCCCGAGATGCAAATGAAAGCGAAGAAAATGCAAGTGGAAAAGGTGAAGAGGAAGAATCAAGTAAGAAAAATGAAGGGGAGGAATCAAGAGAAGTAGACGAAGGAGAAAAAGAGAAGGAAGGCGGAGACGAAGGagaaaaagagaaggaa GTTGTAGATGACGAAGAAGAGGGCATGCGACCGCTGAAGTTGCACTTTCCTTCAAGCGAATATCAAAAGTCTTTAAAGCTTTCAGGAAAGTGTTACATTGACACGGCGATAACAACTATTGAAACGATCCTGAAAGAGAAGGAGGTGAAATGGTTCATAGAGCACCCACAATTCCAACATTTCTTCCATATTAAAAACCGAAAGCATAAGTGGATGGGAATGTGGGTTATCGTTTTGCGATCAGCTTGTGTTGCGAAGAAGTATGAGTTATGGTTTGTCGTTAATGGCGTCCCAATCCGATATTCTCTTAGAGAATTAGGACTCATTTCTGGTCTATACTGCCATGAGTATCCCCCCAACCATGAGAGGTTGGGTGGTACAACATTCATGAACAAGTATTTTGGAGGGAGAAAGATAACATACGCTGATCTGGAGAAGCAGATGTTGGCAATGAAATCAAAGCCATCTGAGGATCGTAAGAAGATGGCCGTTCTGTTCTTCTTAGCCAGCATCCTTGTCGGAGGCCGAAAGAGTGGTGAGGGAGCATCACCTGTGGACAGTTTCTTCCTGCGTGTTGTTGATGACCTAGATGCGTGTGTAACGTTCCCTTGGGGGCGGTATGCATTCGAACATAACTTGAAGGATGTCTCTAGCTTTTTGGAGAAATGCAACGGGGTTGCGCCGACGAGTTGGGTTTTTACAAGCTTTCCTATCCCTCTGGAG TTGTTGGCCTTTGAGGCAATTCCAAGCTTGAGGAACCATTTCCGAGAAGATGTGTATGGTGCAAGCAGAGGTTGCCCGCGGATGTGCAAGATGCAGTACAAACGGAAAAGTGGAACCAAGGAATTCAGTCTGAAAGCTGTGAAAGATAAACTTGGTAATAATACAAAG GATATTGAGAGTATCTTGGTAGCAACAGCAGCTGAGGAGGAACTTCTGGAAACCATAGGAATGGACAAGGAGAGTTGTTGGGCCGATGACGCCGATGATGCAGCAGTTGATCGTTGGACGAAGATAATACGGAAAGGGAAGAAACAAGTTTTCTTTGAAGAACAGTTCCGCATGGATTTTGAGTCTCGCACATGTCAGATTGAAGGTCCTACCAATCCTATCGGAGGACCATCGAACAATGCACAATCTGGTCAGGCTCATGCAGATTCGGTGGAGGCTACTGGAGCTACTCCTGGAGCTGAGGCTTTAAAAGAGATGGAAGGTCGGCTTATGATGTTGAGTGTTAAGGATGGTGATGGTAGTGACAATAGCGAGTCGGAAGAAGAGGATGGTGATGTGGGTGGGGATAAGGAGTCGGAGGAAGAGGATGGTGGTGACAATAACGAGCCAGACGAAGAGGATGGTGGTGACAATAACGAGCCAGACGAAGAGGATGGTAGTGACAATGATGTTGAAGATGCCATTCTCGATATTTCAAAGGATGTGCAGAGGGAATATGGTGATGTTGacatggatgatgatgatgcggAGATGTATGCACATGCTGTGGAGGCCGAGAAAAAATTAAAGACTAAGGCAGCAGAGTCTGTAAACACGAAAAAAAAGAGGTCGAGAAAAGATGATGGCAAAGAAGCTGTTCCTGTGAAAAAGGTTAAGGTGGACCGTGGTGATACT AAGGCAGCTGCTGAGAAGAAGGCAGCTGCGGCAGCTAAGAAGAAGGCAGCTGCTGAGAAGGAGGCAGCAGCTGAGAAGGAGGCAGCAGCTGAGAAGGAGGCAGCAGCTGAAAAGGAGGCAGCTAAGAAGAAGGCAGCAGCTAAGAAGACAAAGAAAGTAGGTAAGAAGACCGAGTGA